The following proteins are co-located in the Noviherbaspirillum sp. UKPF54 genome:
- a CDS encoding branched-chain amino acid ABC transporter substrate-binding protein, which translates to MAAQSKALFLVLSASAAFAAPVTVSAETVKMAFIDPLSGPFAPVGQGILKSWQYIADMANAQKWGGDNKFEIVGFDNKGSPQESLTQLKAAIDQGYRYVIQGNGSGVALALIDAVNKHNERNPGKEVLFVNYAAVDPDLTNSKCSFWHFRFDANSDQKMEALTSFIAKDQGIKKVYIIGQNYAHGHQVSRAAKDYLKRKRPDIQIVGDDLHPIGQVKDFAPYVAKIKASGADTVITGNWGADLALLVKAAKDADLKANFYTYYGSTTGVPTAMGAAGADRVKYVGYWNVNNEKFAGKDIVEGFKKKYNDDYYAMATYTGLAMLGKAFKETRSTDPVKVAFALEGMKAQSLNGEVEMRKADHQLQQPLYIATWVKVNGKDVRYDQENTGFGWRTDQKLDTYVATQPTSCQMKRPSPN; encoded by the coding sequence ATGGCTGCTCAAAGCAAAGCCTTATTCCTCGTGCTATCCGCCAGTGCCGCCTTTGCCGCTCCCGTCACGGTATCTGCAGAAACCGTGAAAATGGCATTCATCGATCCGCTGTCGGGCCCGTTCGCGCCGGTGGGGCAGGGCATCCTGAAAAGCTGGCAGTACATCGCCGACATGGCGAACGCGCAGAAATGGGGCGGCGACAACAAGTTTGAAATCGTCGGATTCGATAACAAGGGCAGCCCGCAGGAGTCGCTCACGCAGCTGAAGGCGGCCATCGACCAGGGTTACCGGTACGTCATTCAGGGCAACGGGTCGGGCGTCGCGCTGGCGCTGATCGACGCGGTCAACAAGCACAACGAGCGCAACCCCGGCAAGGAAGTGCTGTTCGTGAATTATGCGGCCGTCGACCCGGATCTCACCAACAGCAAGTGCAGCTTCTGGCATTTCCGCTTTGACGCCAACTCCGACCAGAAGATGGAAGCCCTGACGTCCTTCATCGCGAAGGACCAGGGCATCAAGAAGGTCTACATCATCGGCCAGAACTATGCGCATGGCCACCAGGTGTCGCGCGCCGCGAAGGACTACCTGAAGCGCAAGCGGCCCGACATCCAGATCGTCGGCGACGACCTGCATCCGATCGGACAGGTGAAGGACTTTGCGCCTTATGTCGCCAAGATCAAGGCGTCCGGCGCCGATACCGTCATTACCGGCAACTGGGGTGCCGATCTCGCGCTGCTGGTCAAGGCCGCAAAAGACGCCGACCTCAAGGCGAATTTCTACACGTATTACGGCAGCACGACCGGCGTGCCGACCGCGATGGGCGCGGCCGGCGCCGACCGCGTGAAGTATGTCGGCTACTGGAACGTCAATAACGAGAAATTCGCCGGCAAGGATATCGTCGAAGGCTTCAAGAAGAAGTACAACGACGACTACTACGCGATGGCGACCTACACCGGACTGGCCATGCTGGGGAAGGCGTTCAAGGAAACCAGGTCGACCGACCCGGTCAAGGTGGCGTTTGCGCTGGAAGGCATGAAGGCGCAGAGCCTGAACGGGGAGGTCGAAATGCGCAAGGCCGACCACCAGTTGCAACAGCCGCTGTATATCGCTACCTGGGTGAAGGTCAATGGCAAGGACGTCAGGTACGACCAGGAAAACACCGGTTTTGGCTGGAGAACCGACCAGAAGCTCGATACCTATGTCGCGACGCAGCCGACGTCGTGCCAGATGAAACGTCCGTCGCCCAACTGA
- a CDS encoding branched-chain amino acid ABC transporter permease, which translates to MLSSGLTLIFSMMGVLNFAHASFYMLGAYFAYTVSTKLGFWPALFIAPLAVGAIGAVVERYGLRSVHKYGHIPELLFTFGLSYVVVELVQLVWGKAAVPYPIPPELDGPLFTLFSTTFPIYRGFMMLIALLMLLSIYLILTKTRIGLVIQAALTHPDMVEALGHNVPRVFMLVFGGGCALAGLAGVIGGNAFVTEPGMAATVGSIIFVVVVVGGMGSLVGALLASLLIGVLQTFAVAIDYSFLNLFSTMGMALGAETFGYPVLKLTISQVAPIMPYLLLVLILIFRPRGLMGTREG; encoded by the coding sequence ATGCTGTCATCCGGACTGACGCTGATTTTCAGCATGATGGGCGTGCTGAACTTTGCGCATGCCAGCTTTTACATGCTCGGCGCCTACTTCGCCTATACCGTCAGCACCAAGCTCGGTTTCTGGCCGGCGCTGTTCATCGCGCCACTCGCTGTCGGTGCCATCGGCGCCGTGGTCGAGCGCTACGGCCTGCGTTCGGTCCACAAGTACGGCCACATCCCCGAGCTGCTGTTCACCTTCGGCCTGTCGTACGTCGTGGTCGAGCTGGTGCAGCTGGTGTGGGGCAAGGCGGCCGTGCCGTATCCGATTCCGCCTGAGCTCGACGGCCCGCTGTTTACGCTGTTCTCCACCACCTTCCCGATCTACCGCGGATTCATGATGCTGATCGCGCTGCTGATGCTGCTGTCGATCTACCTGATTCTGACCAAGACCCGCATCGGCCTGGTGATCCAGGCGGCGTTGACCCACCCGGACATGGTCGAAGCGCTCGGACACAACGTGCCGCGCGTGTTCATGCTGGTATTCGGCGGCGGTTGCGCGCTGGCCGGACTGGCCGGCGTGATCGGCGGCAACGCGTTCGTGACGGAACCCGGCATGGCGGCAACCGTCGGCAGCATCATCTTCGTGGTCGTGGTCGTCGGCGGCATGGGTTCGCTGGTCGGCGCTTTGCTCGCCTCGCTCCTGATCGGCGTGCTGCAGACGTTCGCCGTTGCAATCGACTATTCGTTCCTGAATCTGTTTTCGACGATGGGCATGGCGCTAGGTGCGGAAACCTTTGGTTATCCGGTATTGAAGCTCACCATTTCACAAGTGGCGCCGATCATGCCGTATTTGCTGCTGGTGCTGATTCTGATCTTCAGGCCGCGCGGTCTGATGGGTACGCGGGAGGGTTGA
- a CDS encoding branched-chain amino acid ABC transporter permease, whose product MTAITMSNAMKYKPMNLGRWLLWGAFALVLIAAPLVFNKGASLSVLSTMGTVMIFGLSYNMLLGQGGMLSFGHAVYSGLGAFFAIHAMNLASAGAIWMPVTLVPLVGGLAGMFFGALFGYVTTKKSGTTFAMITLGIVELVFACSLMFPEFFGGEGGITTNRVYGSPFLGITYGPQIQVYYLIAFWLFIATIGMYAFTQTPLGRIINAVRDNPERVEFIGYDTQWARYLTLILSGFFAGISGGLSAINFEIVTAENVSAMRSGAILLFTFIGGVGFFFGPMIGAVIGVFLTVLLSDFTKAWQLYLGVFFIVIVMYAPGGVASILMMNLRLVKFGKFKPVAPRLLAVCGTAAVALLGVAMAIEMLYHLTLDAANGTEMKLFGFMVDTAQPAGWLVAAVLFAVGACGFWFARKGFMQAWGQANSDIEELIRRQA is encoded by the coding sequence ATGACTGCCATAACGATGAGCAATGCGATGAAATACAAACCGATGAACCTTGGCCGCTGGCTGCTGTGGGGCGCCTTCGCGCTGGTGCTGATCGCCGCCCCGCTGGTCTTCAACAAGGGCGCTTCGCTGTCCGTGCTGTCCACCATGGGCACCGTGATGATTTTCGGCCTGTCCTACAACATGTTGCTGGGGCAGGGCGGCATGCTGTCGTTCGGCCATGCGGTCTATTCTGGCCTGGGGGCGTTTTTCGCCATCCATGCGATGAACCTTGCCTCGGCCGGCGCCATCTGGATGCCGGTCACCCTTGTGCCGCTGGTGGGTGGCCTGGCCGGCATGTTCTTCGGCGCCCTGTTCGGCTATGTGACGACCAAGAAATCGGGCACCACCTTCGCCATGATCACGCTGGGCATCGTGGAGCTGGTGTTCGCCTGCTCGCTGATGTTCCCGGAATTCTTCGGCGGCGAGGGCGGCATCACCACCAACCGCGTCTATGGCTCGCCTTTCCTCGGCATCACCTACGGGCCGCAGATCCAGGTGTACTACCTGATCGCGTTCTGGCTGTTCATTGCCACCATCGGCATGTACGCCTTCACGCAGACGCCGCTGGGCCGCATCATCAATGCCGTGCGCGACAACCCCGAGCGGGTCGAGTTCATCGGCTACGACACCCAATGGGCACGTTACCTGACGCTGATCCTGTCGGGCTTTTTCGCCGGCATTTCCGGCGGCCTGTCCGCCATCAACTTCGAGATCGTCACCGCCGAAAACGTCAGCGCCATGCGCTCCGGCGCCATCCTGCTGTTCACCTTCATCGGCGGCGTCGGCTTCTTCTTCGGACCCATGATCGGCGCCGTTATCGGGGTGTTCCTGACCGTGCTGCTGTCGGACTTCACCAAGGCCTGGCAGCTCTACCTGGGCGTGTTCTTCATCGTGATCGTGATGTATGCGCCGGGCGGCGTGGCCAGCATCCTCATGATGAACCTGCGGCTGGTGAAATTCGGCAAGTTCAAGCCGGTCGCCCCGCGCCTGCTGGCCGTCTGCGGCACGGCTGCCGTGGCCTTGCTGGGCGTGGCGATGGCCATCGAAATGCTGTACCACCTGACGCTGGACGCGGCGAACGGCACCGAGATGAAGCTGTTCGGCTTCATGGTCGATACGGCCCAGCCTGCTGGCTGGCTGGTCGCTGCCGTCCTGTTCGCCGTCGGCGCCTGCGGCTTCTGGTTCGCCAGAAAAGGCTTCATGCAGGCCTGGGGGCAAGCCAATAGCGACATTGAAGAACTGATCCGGAGACAAGCATGA
- a CDS encoding ABC transporter ATP-binding protein, whose translation MSAWSLELKDVRKSFGKSEIIRGASLQVAKGERVAIIGPNGAGKSTLFNLISGRFPVTSGDILLNGNSIIDKRPFEINRAGLSRSFQITNIFHRLSVYENLRCAVLWALGYKYSFWHRLNGLKDAHERAEQVLEQIGLKRRRDTLAGLLTYAEQRALEIGITIAGGAEVILLDEPTAGMSRSESDAAVELIRKVTVGKSLLMVEHDMSVVFGLADKIAVVVYGEVIACDTPANIRGNAKVQEAYLGGHATNSASVETA comes from the coding sequence ATGAGCGCCTGGTCCCTCGAACTGAAAGACGTACGCAAAAGCTTCGGCAAATCCGAAATCATCCGTGGCGCCAGCCTGCAGGTGGCCAAGGGCGAGCGCGTGGCCATCATCGGCCCCAACGGCGCCGGCAAGTCGACGCTGTTCAACCTGATTTCCGGACGTTTCCCGGTCACATCGGGTGACATCCTGTTGAACGGCAACAGCATCATCGACAAGCGGCCGTTCGAAATCAACCGCGCCGGGCTGTCGCGCAGCTTCCAGATCACCAACATCTTCCATCGCCTGTCGGTGTACGAAAACCTGCGCTGCGCGGTGTTGTGGGCGCTCGGCTACAAGTATTCGTTCTGGCATCGGCTGAACGGCCTGAAGGATGCGCATGAACGGGCCGAGCAGGTGCTGGAACAGATCGGCTTGAAGCGCCGGCGCGACACGCTGGCCGGCTTGCTGACCTACGCCGAGCAGCGCGCGCTCGAAATCGGCATCACCATCGCCGGCGGAGCCGAAGTGATCCTGCTCGACGAGCCGACAGCCGGCATGAGCCGCTCCGAGTCCGATGCGGCGGTTGAACTGATCCGCAAGGTCACGGTGGGCAAGAGCCTGCTGATGGTGGAGCATGACATGAGCGTGGTGTTCGGGCTGGCCGACAAGATCGCGGTGGTGGTGTACGGTGAAGTAATCGCCTGTGACACGCCTGCCAATATCCGCGGCAATGCGAAGGTGCAGGAGGCCTATCTGGGCGGGCACGCGACAAATTCGGCATCGGTGGAGACGGCATAA